A genomic region of Raphanus sativus cultivar WK10039 chromosome 6, ASM80110v3, whole genome shotgun sequence contains the following coding sequences:
- the LOC108812902 gene encoding cysteine--tRNA ligase, chloroplastic/mitochondrial isoform X2 yields the protein MISATLDTLASTSPSTFSSGRYLKHLGYQVSYVRNFTDVDDKIIARANELGEDPISLSRRFCEEFNRDMELLQCLDPSVQPRVSDHIPHIIHLINQIIDNGYAYEVDGDVYFSVDKFPTYGKLSGRKLEDNRAGERVAVDTRKRHPADFALWKSAKEGEVFWESPWGRGRPGWHIECSAMSAAYLGFSFDIHGGGMDLVFPHHENEIAQSCAACDSSNISYWIHNGFVTVDSEKMSKSLGNFFTIRQVIELYHPLALRLFLMGTHYRSPINYSDFLLESASERVFYIYQTLHDCESVLGEKDSTFDNGSVPSDTLTSINTFRSEFVASMSDDLLTPVTLAAMSEPLKTINDLIHTRKGKKQPRREESLKALETTVREVLTILGLMPTSYSEVLEQLKEKALKRAGLNEEDVLQRVKERTDARKNKEYERSDAIRKELASVGIALMDSPEGTTWRPAIPLALQEPSTTT from the exons ATGATCTCAGCCACATTGGACACGCTCGCGTCTACGTCACCTTCGACGTTCTCTTCAG GCAGGTACCTTAAGCATCTAGGCTACCAAGTGTCTTATGTCCGAAACTTCACCGATGTTGATGATAAG ATAATTGCGAGAGCAAATGAGTTGGGGGAAGACCCAATCAGTTTGAGCAGACGGTTCTGTGAGGAGTTTAATCGAGACATGGAACTGCTTCAATGTTTAGATCCTTCTGTCCAGCCCCGCGTCTCTGATCACATACCTCACATCATCCACCTCATCAAccag ATTATTGATAATGGCTATGCCTACGAAGTTGATGGAGACGTATACTTCTCAGTCGACAAGTTTCCAACGTACGGTAAATTGTCTGGGAGAAAGTTAGAAGACAACCGTGCAGGTGAGAGAGTGGCGGTTGACACAAGGAAGAGACATCCTGCAGATTTTGCTCTCTGGAAG AGTGCAAAAGAAGGGGAAGTCTTTTGGGAGAGCCCCTGGGGAAGAGGAAGGCCTGGTTGGCACATAGAATGCAGCGCCATGAGTGCGGCTTATCTAGGCTTTAGTTTTGACATACACGGTGGAGGAATGGATCTTGTCTTCCCTCACCATGAAAATGAAATTGCTCAGAGCTGTGCTGCTTGTGATTCCAGCAACATCAGCTATTGGATCCATAATGGTTTTGTTACTGTTGACTCTGAGAAGATGTCTAAATCTTTGGGGAATTTCTTCACAATCAGACAg GTTATAGAGCTTTATCATCCTTTAGCTCTGAGGCTTTTTCTAATGGGAACTCATTACCGTTCTCCTATCAATTACTCTGACTTCCTCCTCGAGAGTGCTTCTGAAcgtgttttttatatttatcag ACGTTACACGACTGTGAAAGCGTTTTAGGCGAGAAAGATTCAACGTTTGACAATGGTTCTGTTCCTTCAGACACTTTGACAAGCATCAACACATTCCGTAGTGAATTTGTTGCCTCGATGTCTGATGATCTTCTCACACCCGTAACTCTGGCTGCAATGTCGGAACCACTGAAAACCATCAACGATCTCATTCACACCCGAaag ggGAAAAAGCAACCGAGAAGAGAAGAGTCACTTAAGGCTCTAGAGACAACAGTCAGAGAAGTTCTTACTATATTAGGGCTTATGCCCACGAGTTACTCAGAG GTTCTTGAGCAGCTAAAAGAGAAGGCACTAAAGCGAGCTGGACTGAATGAGGAAGATGTGTTGCAGAGAGTGAAGGAGAGGACAGACGCAAGGAAGAATAAAGAATACGAAAGATCTGATGCAATTAGGAAAGAGTTGGCAAGTGTTGGGATCGCTTTGATGGATAGTCCTGAGGGAACAACTTGGAGACCAGCCATTCCTCTCGCCCTTCAAGAACCTTCAACTACAACTTGA
- the LOC108812902 gene encoding cysteine--tRNA ligase, chloroplastic/mitochondrial isoform X1 encodes MAASLLNLFKSCRPIGLPSRLRIQLPLRPPGKLTQPRRSFTPLSSTNNGDSKELWLHNTMSRKKEVFKPKVEGQVGMYVCGVTAYDLSHIGHARVYVTFDVLFRYLKHLGYQVSYVRNFTDVDDKIIARANELGEDPISLSRRFCEEFNRDMELLQCLDPSVQPRVSDHIPHIIHLINQIIDNGYAYEVDGDVYFSVDKFPTYGKLSGRKLEDNRAGERVAVDTRKRHPADFALWKSAKEGEVFWESPWGRGRPGWHIECSAMSAAYLGFSFDIHGGGMDLVFPHHENEIAQSCAACDSSNISYWIHNGFVTVDSEKMSKSLGNFFTIRQVIELYHPLALRLFLMGTHYRSPINYSDFLLESASERVFYIYQTLHDCESVLGEKDSTFDNGSVPSDTLTSINTFRSEFVASMSDDLLTPVTLAAMSEPLKTINDLIHTRKGKKQPRREESLKALETTVREVLTILGLMPTSYSEVLEQLKEKALKRAGLNEEDVLQRVKERTDARKNKEYERSDAIRKELASVGIALMDSPEGTTWRPAIPLALQEPSTTT; translated from the exons ATGGCTGCTTCTCTTCTGAATCTGTTCAAATCATGTAGACCAATTGGACTCCCTTCCCGTCTCAGAATCCAACTCCCTCTCAGACCACCCGGAAAGCTAACTCAACCCCGTCGCTCTTTCACCCCTCTCTCTTCAACAAACAATGGAGATTCGAAGGAGCTTTGGCTGCACAACACAATGAGCAGGAAGAAAGAGGTGTTCAAACCCAAGGTGGAAGGCCAAGTTGGGATGTACGTTTGCGGCGTCACTGCTTATGATCTCAGCCACATTGGACACGCTCGCGTCTACGTCACCTTCGACGTTCTCTTCAG GTACCTTAAGCATCTAGGCTACCAAGTGTCTTATGTCCGAAACTTCACCGATGTTGATGATAAG ATAATTGCGAGAGCAAATGAGTTGGGGGAAGACCCAATCAGTTTGAGCAGACGGTTCTGTGAGGAGTTTAATCGAGACATGGAACTGCTTCAATGTTTAGATCCTTCTGTCCAGCCCCGCGTCTCTGATCACATACCTCACATCATCCACCTCATCAAccag ATTATTGATAATGGCTATGCCTACGAAGTTGATGGAGACGTATACTTCTCAGTCGACAAGTTTCCAACGTACGGTAAATTGTCTGGGAGAAAGTTAGAAGACAACCGTGCAGGTGAGAGAGTGGCGGTTGACACAAGGAAGAGACATCCTGCAGATTTTGCTCTCTGGAAG AGTGCAAAAGAAGGGGAAGTCTTTTGGGAGAGCCCCTGGGGAAGAGGAAGGCCTGGTTGGCACATAGAATGCAGCGCCATGAGTGCGGCTTATCTAGGCTTTAGTTTTGACATACACGGTGGAGGAATGGATCTTGTCTTCCCTCACCATGAAAATGAAATTGCTCAGAGCTGTGCTGCTTGTGATTCCAGCAACATCAGCTATTGGATCCATAATGGTTTTGTTACTGTTGACTCTGAGAAGATGTCTAAATCTTTGGGGAATTTCTTCACAATCAGACAg GTTATAGAGCTTTATCATCCTTTAGCTCTGAGGCTTTTTCTAATGGGAACTCATTACCGTTCTCCTATCAATTACTCTGACTTCCTCCTCGAGAGTGCTTCTGAAcgtgttttttatatttatcag ACGTTACACGACTGTGAAAGCGTTTTAGGCGAGAAAGATTCAACGTTTGACAATGGTTCTGTTCCTTCAGACACTTTGACAAGCATCAACACATTCCGTAGTGAATTTGTTGCCTCGATGTCTGATGATCTTCTCACACCCGTAACTCTGGCTGCAATGTCGGAACCACTGAAAACCATCAACGATCTCATTCACACCCGAaag ggGAAAAAGCAACCGAGAAGAGAAGAGTCACTTAAGGCTCTAGAGACAACAGTCAGAGAAGTTCTTACTATATTAGGGCTTATGCCCACGAGTTACTCAGAG GTTCTTGAGCAGCTAAAAGAGAAGGCACTAAAGCGAGCTGGACTGAATGAGGAAGATGTGTTGCAGAGAGTGAAGGAGAGGACAGACGCAAGGAAGAATAAAGAATACGAAAGATCTGATGCAATTAGGAAAGAGTTGGCAAGTGTTGGGATCGCTTTGATGGATAGTCCTGAGGGAACAACTTGGAGACCAGCCATTCCTCTCGCCCTTCAAGAACCTTCAACTACAACTTGA
- the LOC108812904 gene encoding transcription factor MYB14, producing the protein MGRAPCCEKMGMKRGPWTPAEDQILINHIHLYGHSNWRALPKLAGLLRCGKSCRLRWINYLRPGIKRGNFTPKEEQTIINLHEVLGNRWSVIAAKLPGRTDNEIKNVWHTHLKKRLNKNQNNGGDNKDINGNNEITNKDKESVLVDTTSLQQVSNGITTFEMSNNNKDDMMSYENKSALVGASCWSDVVYVDNSSNNEKKIDDWEGLLDMNSNKFSYNNSKLYGDDMEFWFQLFNSSRRIEELSDITEFWF; encoded by the exons ATGGGAAGAGCACCATGTTGTGAGAAAATGGGGATGAAGAGAGGACCATGGACTCCTGCAGAAGATCAAATCTTGATCAATCACATTCATCTCTATGGTCACTCTAATTGGCGAGCTCTTCCCAAACTCGCTG GTCTACTCAGATGTGGAAAGAGTTGCAGACTTCGTTGGATCAATTATCTGAGGCCAGGCATCAAACGTGGCAATTTCACTCCTAAAGAAGAACAAACCATCATCAATCTACACGAAGTCCTGGGCAACAG ATGGTCTGTGATTGCTGCAAAATTGCCAGGACGAACCGACAacgaaataaaaaatgtttggCACACTCATTTGAAGAAAAGACTcaacaaaaaccaaaacaatgGCGGAGACAACAAAGACATTAACGGAAACAACGAGATCACAAACAAAGACAAAGAATCTGTACTTGTCGACACAACCTCTCTACAACAGGTTTCTAATGGTATCACAACATTTGAGATGTCAAACAATAACAAGGACGATATGATGTCGTACGAGAATAAGTCTGCATTGGTTGGTGCGAGTTGTTGGTCAGACGTGGTATATGTAGATAATTCCAGTAATAATGAGAAGAAGATAGATGATTGGGAAGGATTGCTAGATATGAACAGTAACAAATTTAGTTATAATAATTCGAAGCTGTATGGCGACGACATGGAGTTTTGGTTTCAGCTTTTTAATAGTAGTCGTAGGATTGAGGAACTTTCTGACATAACCGAGTTCTGGTTTTGA
- the LOC108812903 gene encoding GPN-loop GTPase QQT1 codes for MVFGQIVIGPPGSGKTTYCNGMSQFLSLIGRKVAVVNLDPANDALPYECAVNIEELIKLEVVMSESSLGPNGGLLHCMEYLEKNIDWLEAKLEPLSKDHYFLFDFPGQVELFFNHDSTKKVLTKLTKSLNLRLTAVQLIDSVLCSDPGNYVSALLLSLSTMLHMELPHINVLSKIDLIGNYGKLAFGLDFYTDVQDLSYLQQYLNQDPRSAKYRKLTSELCSVVEDYGLVSFTTLDIQDKESVGDLVKLIDKSNGYIFAGIDASVVEYSKISVRQTDWEYNRVAAVQEKYMEDEDIED; via the exons ATGGTGTTTGGACAGATAGTGATAGGTCCACCTGGATCAGGCAAGACTACTTACTGCAATGGCATGTCTCAGTTCCTCTCTCTTATCGGCAG GAAGGTTGCTGTTGTTAATCTGGATCCTGCAAACGATGCATTGCc GTATGAGTGTGCTGTGAATATAGAAGAACTTATTAAGTTAGAAGTTGTTATGTCTGAATCTTCACTTGGTCCTAATGGAG GTCTGCTACACTGTATGGAATACTTGGAGAAGAACATTGACTGGCTAGAAGCTAAACTAGAGCCTCTTTCCAAGG ACCATTACTTTCTCTTTGATTTTCCTGGCCAAGTGGAACTCTTCTTCAATCATGACAGTACCAAGAAGGTTCTCACCAAGCTGACCAAATCCTTGAACCTTAGA CTAACGGCTGTGCAACTAATTGATTCCGTTCTATGTAGTGACCCTGGGAACTATGTAAGCGCTTTGCTTCTCTCTTTATCCACTATGCTTCATATGGAGCTCCCCCATATCAATGTCTTGTCTAAAATCGATCTCATTGGAAACTACGGCAAGCTAG CTTTCGGTTTAGATTTCTATACCGATGTTCAAGACTTGTCATACTTGCAGCAGTATCTTAATCAAGATCCTCGCTCTGCCAAGTACAG GAAACTAACGAGTGAGCTGTGCAGTGTGGTTGAAGATTACGGTCTTGTTAGTTTTACAACCTTGGATATTCAg GATAAAGAAAGTGTTGGTGATCTGGTGAAGCTCATTGATAAGAGCAATGGTTACATATTTGCGGGCATTGATGCAAGTGTGGTTGAATACAGCAAGATTTCAGTTCGTCAAACTGATTGGGAATATAACAGA GTTGCTGCCGTGCAAGAGAAGTACATGGAAGACGAGGACATAGAAGACTGA